The following nucleotide sequence is from uncultured Campylobacter sp..
TCGCTGTATTAACCAAAATTGGAAGTTTGTGCCTTTGGGTATGAGTTTCGGCGCCGTTTGCCAACGGAGTATCAACCGAACGGCAGACTTTGTCTCGCTGATCGAGCAAGCTTGCTGTCGCGTTAATCAAACAGCGAGGGTTGCAGCGATTTGATCTTGTAGCTTGCGCGGTGAAAAGGCGTGAGCCCGTACCGCTCGATCGCCGCGATGTGCGTACGCGAGCCGTAGCCTTTGTTTTGCGCGAAGCCGTATTGCGGGTAGCGCTGCGCGAGCTCATACATCGTGCGGTCGCGCGTGACCTTGGCGAGGATGCTCGCCGCGCTTACTTCGGCGATTTGCGCGTCGGCCTTTACGAGCGTCTGAAGCCCGCGTACGCCGAAGGTTGCGTTACCGTCGTAGATGATCTGTCCGCTAAAACCCATAAAATACGCGAGAATCTGCTCAAGCGCCGATCTTAGACATGCGCTGAGTCCAATCTCATCGACCTGCGCGCTTGAAATTTCGACGATTTTGTAGCGCGAGTTTTTGGTGATTACGGCGTAGAGCTCCTCGCGACGCTTTTCGCTTAGCTTTTTGCTATCGGTAAGTCCTGCGATCTCGCGCTGCAGCACGCATCCTGCGACGCAAAGCGGTCCCGCAAGACAGCCCCGCCCCGCCTCATCTATACCGCAAATTTGCCCGCTCACTGCGCATCCTTTCGCACGACTGGTGTAGCGCCGCTTAGCAGGTCGTGTAAATTTAATCTATCTTTGCGAAAAAAGCAGATCAAAAGCCCGATGACGCTAAAGCCTGCAAACACGAAGCATCCAAAGCGAACCAGCGCCCTAAAAAAACTTACTTTGCGTCCGCTGCGAACGTCGATGAGGTAAAGCCCCGCGAGCTTGTAGCCGGGCGTCTGGGCGCTGCGGGCGTAAAATGCCGCGCAAATAGCGCCGTAAGCAAGCCAGATAAGTGCGATTGCGGTCTGGTTGCGCCACAGAGCCTCTTTCGAGCCCAAGACGAGATAGGTAACGCCGTAGAATAGGGGCATCGCGATGATGAAAAGATCGACGATGAAGGCCTTTACGCGCAGAAAAATCGGTGAAATTTTAGCTTTTTGTTTTGCCATTTTGATCCGTTTTAGATTAAATTTTAAAATTTCGGCGCGATAAATTTAGAGCCGAGAGGATAAAATTTAATCTCGTTGCGGTTTGTTAGCAGCAAATCGGCGCTAGTTTCCGCGACTGCCGGGCTTGATCGCCTTGCTACCGGCAGTACAAAGCGGGCAGGTCGCGGGCTCGTAAATTTCAAACTCGAAATTGCCTAGCGCAAAAAACGGCTTATCCGCAGGCAGCTTGGCGCCAGCCTTTGCACTGCTGTCCGCTAAATTTGCGACCTTGCAAAATCCGCGATTGGCAAGCGCAGCAAAGCCCACGACCTCGCCGCCGAGGTTTTCGATGAGCCTCGCACTCTCAAGCGCCGAGCCACCCGTCGTGACGATGTCTTCGCAGACGATAAATCTCTCGCCCTTATGCACTTCAAAGCCACGGCGCAGGCTCATCACGCGATCTACGCGCTCAGTAAAGATGAAGCGTTTTTTTGCCGCGCGAGCTAGCTCGTAGCCCGCTAAAATTCCGCCCAGCGCGGGCGAGCAGACGCTATCAAACTCCACGCCCGCTTTTTCGATGATAGCGGCGAGCTCGTCTGCGAGCTGTCCCGCGAGCTGCGGATCTTCAAGCACTTTGGCGCTTTGCAGATAGAATTCTGAGTGGTTGCCGCTTGAAAGCAGAAAATGCCCTCGTAGATATGCGCCGCAGTCGCGATAGATTTTTTCTATATTCACAGCTCAAACCTTCAAAAGCTCGGCTTCTTTGGCCTTGACTGCGTCGTCGATCTTGCTTGAGTAAGAGTCGGTGATCTTTTGCACCTCGTCATAGCCTTTTTTAGCGTCGTCTTCGGAGATCGCTTTGTCCTTTTCGAGCTTTTTGATCTCGTCGTTAGCGTCTTTGCGGACATTGCGAATGCCGATTTTGGCCTTCTCGCCCATCGCTTTGGCCTTTTTTGCATTTTCTTGACGTTGCTCGACCGTCATCGGCGGGAAAAATAACTTCACGCTCTCGCCGTCGTTAGTAGGGTTAACGCCGATATTCGCCGCTGCGATCGCGCTTTCGATCGCCTTTAGCATCGGTTTCTCCCACGGCGTGATCGAAATCGTTACCGCATCGGTCGAAAGGACGGTCGCGACTTGATTTAGCGGAGTCTGCGAGCCGTAATAATCCACGAAAATATGATCTAGGATCGCCACGCTCACTTTACCGGTGCGTAGCGTCGTAAAGTCCTTTTTCAAAGCCTCGATAGCTCGATCGCCGTTTGCTCTTTGCTCTTTGTAGATAGCTTCTAGCATTCAAATCCTTTAAATAAAATTTGCGAAATTATAGCGTTAAAAAAATAAGAATAGCATTTAAAAGCGCGGATTTTGCGCTTTTAAATTTTAAAATTTAGAGTTTATTTGGTTGTGTTTTGATCTGCGGAAGCGGCGCTCGCATTGGTATCGCTTGATGCTTGCGACCGAGCAGGCGCGCTAGCTGCGGTAGTATCGGTCGCAGGAGCTGCGGGTGCTTCGATCTTCGGAGCTGTTGAATTTACCTCGCTGCTATTTACAGGATTTGCTTCGGTGCTTGTCGGAGCGAAATTAGGCTTTGCGCCTGAAGCTGGTATGGATGGCACGCCAGGGACAGCGTTTGGCACGGATTTAGTAGCATTTGCTTCGATCTTTACGCGATCTACTACGGAAGATTTAGCATCTTGCTGATAGAAATATGCGAGCACAAGTGTATTTATCACGAATAAAATTCCCATTGCAGCGGTAAATTTAGCCAAAAACCCCGCAGGCCCCTTCGCTCCGAATAAGCTTTCGTTGCTTCCGCTGTATGCGCCAAGCCCGATAGAAGAGCTCTTTTGCAACAGAACGGAGATCGTAATTATCACGGCGAAGACGACTTGTAAAACCAAAAATAACGTAGTCACTATAAAACCTTTTGAAAAAATTGAATTTGCGATTATAATAAAAGATTTATAAATTTTAAGTTAAGAGTGCACCGCACGAAGCGGTGCGTAAAATTTAGTCTCTGCTTGCGCCGAAAATTCTTAGCAGCGAAAGGAAGAGGTTGTAGATGTTTAGATACATATCTACGGCAGCCATTATCGGTGAAGTGTAGGTGCCGTTTATAATATTTTTAGTATCGTAGATGATATACATCGAAAAGATTAAAGCCGAAAAAGCTGAAATTGCTATATCAAGCACTGTGCTTTTGAAAAAGAAGTAGTTCAAAAGGCTTAGCACGATAATAGCCACAAGCGATACCAATAGCGGTTTGCCCCAAGGGTCAAAATTTGTCTTTGTATTCATCGCATAAACGGTAAGAGCACCGAAAGTAATCGCTGTAGCCACAAACGCATGCGTTACCACGTCTCCGGCACCCGCTGCGATATAAATAGCGATCAATTTACCTAGAGTAAGACCGGTAATAAAGGTAAATGCAAAAAGCAAAACTAGCGCAATCGTATTAGCACCGCGATTTACAGCTGCTTGCATACCGAAGATCAGCCCCATTAAAAGCACTAGATATAAAAATGGATGAATAGCCAAGCTCACACCAAAGCTCATCGCCACAAAAGCTCCTGCTGCCGCAGCTATCATCGAAGCGGTTAGAAGCGCGTAGGTTTGTTTAATGGTCTGAGAGATTCGTCCTTGTTCCAGTGGTGCGTCCGATAGCTCATAGCCGTCCGCATAATTTCGTCTGTCGTATAGACTCATATTTTTCTCCTTCTTATGATTTATGAGCGGGGAGTTTAGCGAAAATTTGGTAAATATATAATTAAAAATTCGCAGAATTCTATCTATTTATGAAAGTAATATATAATTCCCGACTTTTTTAAGGAGAAAGTATGCCCAGCCAGTTAATAAATGGAGCTATTAAATTTATGGAAGAAAATTTTGCCGAGCATGCCGAGCTTTTCGGAAGTTTGGCAAATCATCAAAAGCCCCACACGCTTTTTATCGGCTGCTCCGACTCGCGCGTGGTGCCGAGCCTAATTACTTCGACGCTTCCAGGAGAGCTTTTCGTCGTGCGAAATATCGCAAACGTCGTTCCTCCATACCGAATTAGCGAGGAATTTTTAGCGACTACCTCAGCGATTGAATACGCGTTATATTCGCTAAAAATCAAAAATATCATCGTTTGCGGGCACAGCAATTGCGGTGGCTGCGCGGCGCTGTTTTATGACGCAAAAAAGCTCGAAAAAATTCCAAACGTAAGGCGTTGGCTAAATTTAATGCAGCCTGTAAAAGACGAGGTCGCAAAGCTCAAAGATATCAGCGCCGACAAGCGCGAGTGGATCACCGAGAGATTAAATATTATAAATTCCATGCAAAATTTACTTAGCTTTCCTGGCATTAAAGACGCCTACAAAAACGGCGAGATTAAAATTTACGGCTGGCACTACGTCATCGAAACGGGCGAGCTATTCAACTACGACGACGAAGGCGCGCATTTTACGCTATTAAATAAGGGAATGGATTATGAAAAAATCTATAATCAGCTTTTTAACGATTAGTCTTTTTAGCGCCGCTTTAGCGTTTGCAGACCTCAACACGACCGGCGAGGGAAGCTTTGTAGAGACAAATTCTTCCGCGCCCGAGGCAAATCTTACTTTAGAAAACAACAAAACCGAGATCAAAAAGGAAGTCGCTAAAATTCTATCCAAATCCCTCGGTGCGGAGGATGGAAATAAAACTGAAGTAATAAATATGATCGCAGAAAAGGTCGCCAAAACGGAGACTTCGCAGAAAAAAGCTCCTAACGGAGAGACGCTTATCTCTGTAATCAAAGAGATTAAAAAGCTAAATTTGCAGCGTAGCTCCCTGCTTAACGGCGGCGACGCCAACGCGAGCAAAAACGAGCTGGACGCCATCGATCGCAATAAAGCTAAGCTCTTTGATCGCTTACCTTTCGCGATTACGCAGCAGGATATGGATATCGAAAGCATAATGTCGTATGCGCAAAATAAAAAGAACATCCAAACTACGCTAAAAAAATACGCCAAAAAGCAGAGCTCTCCCGAATACGTAAATGCAAGCGCGGATTGGGAAAAAATGGAAATGGCGGAGATCTTTTATACCTCACTTATGAAAATTGAGGATATGTTTGTAAACGGCGCAAGCAGAAGCGCGCTTGAAAGCGAGCTGAGTAGCACGCTACTAAATATCCAAACTAGGGATTTTAGCAAACTTAATGATTTGAAAAATAATCTAAGCAGTCAAGAGCAGATAGACGCCTTAGAGTCTAAAATCAACGATTTGAAAAACGACAAACAGACCTACGACGAGGTGCTTACGTATCTGTCGCGAAATAGCGATCTGCTTGCAAGCAGCGTGGTTTTTACGAGCTTAAATTTTAAATCGGTGATTGATTATATCAACGATAAAATTCCGTTTAAGCTCAGCCACGTAAATTTCGGCAAGCTCATTCTAATCACGCTAATTACGCTATTTTTCTACTCGCTTCGCAGGCTGCTTGCCAACATCATCTATTTCGTATTTAAATTCTTTAATAAAAGCTTTTCACTAGATAGCGAAACTCTAAAAACGCAAGTAGTAGGCATCATAAAGCGTCCGATGGGTATTTTGCTGATCGCTTATTCAGTTGATATCTGTCTTAGTATCTTTTATTATCCAGCGCCCGTGCCGATAAAATTTGCAAATTTATTCTCGATCGTTTACGTGGTACTTTGGGCATGGCTCATCATCGAAATCATCGATGGTTACGGCATTGTCGTGCTTGGAAACATCACGAAAAAAGGCGTCAGAAAAGACATCATAAATCTAGTCGTTAAAATTCTATATGTCATCGTAATCATCATCGCCGCACTTTTGGTGCTAAAGCGTCTGGGCTTTGACATCTCGGCGCTTATGGCATCGCTTGGAATCGGCGGACTTGCGATCGCGTTTGCGACCAAGGACATCATCGCAAATTTCTTCTCATCCGTGATGCTATTATTCGATAACTCGTTCTCGCAAGGAGATTGGGTCGTATTAGGAGACATAGAAGGAAACGTCGTAGAAACGGGCTTTAGAAAGACGACGATCAGAACCTTTGACAACGCTCTTGTTTTTGTGCCGAATTCCAACATAATGGCGCAAAATATCAAAAACTGGAGTCGCAGGAAGGTAGGACGGAATTTAAAGCTTACCGTAGGCGTCGAATACGGTGCGAGCACGGCTCAACTTCGAAAGTGCGTAAACGATATCAAAGAGATGCTAAAATCTCACCCGGGCATCGCTCAGTCTGCCGATACGGCATTAAATTCTAAAGATTTTCGTATGCGCTATAGACAAAATATGGTCTCTATCGACGATTTAGCGGGCTATAAAAGCACCATGTTCGTGGCGTTAGATAGCTTTGGCGATTCGTCCATTAATATTTTAGTTTACTGCTTCACAAAAACCGTAATATGGGCAAATTTCATCCAAACTAAAGAGGATGTTTTATTTAAAATAATGGAGATCGTGGAGCAAAACGGACTATCGTTTGCCTTCCCATCACAGAGCGTTTATATCGAAAATATACCGGAAATAGCAAGTGAATGCGTAAAATCAAAAGTAAATTCCAACGACAAAGGAGAGCAAAATGGCTGATTTCGATGACTTCGAAGACGAAGAGTTCGATGAGGACGAATACGAGGACGATGATTTAATCGGAGGCGACGAGAGTTACAACTACAACTACGACGAGGACGATTATAGCTACGAAGACGACGACGGTTTCAACGATTATAGCGATTTGGACAGCGAGGATTATTAGTGTTTAGATCCAGGGCGCTGCCTTTCGATCCGCGCGCGAATAAAATCGTGAGCTTACAAAGCTTAAAATTCCATCACGGCGGGCTTTGCGAGGACTACATCTCCACCCTAAATCGAGACATAGCGGACACGCCGATACAAAATGCGGATCTTTTTACGATCATCACGCAGTCTTTCAGGGAGGCGCACGGCGAGAAGTGCGAGTTTTCGCAAATTTCAAAGCTTTATCAAATTTGCCTAGGTTTTAGCCGTATTTTTAACAATGCCTCTGAAATTTACAACCACGATTTTTACTTCGATTGTATCGCGCAGCCAAGCGAGCCTAGCGGCGAGCTAGCGGATGCTTTAGCTCAGACTTTCGGCGAGATGGAAAATTTTAAAAGCGAGTTTTTAAAGCGCGCGCTGGGGCTTTTCGGTAGCGGCTGGTGCTGGCTCGTGTGCGACGAGCGCAGCGCGAACCTACAGATTGCGACGACACAAAACGCGGACACGCCGATCGCACGCGGCAAAATTCCGCTTTTAGCCTGCGATCTTTGGGAGCACGCCTACTACATAGATTATCAAAATGCGCGCAAATCCTACGTGGAGAATTTCTTACGCTTTGCGGACTTTGGCTTTGCAAGCGACGCCTACTTCCAGGCGAAAAAGCAAGGACTTGACTCCATAAAGCTCTACATCAGCGAGCTTCACCCCGCTGCCTCCTCGCGCTGCGATTGCGGCTGCTGCGGATAAATTCGGACTTTTGCCGAGTAAACTTTAGCGCTGCGGATTTTCGGTTCTCTATGCCCGCCGCGCGCTAAATTTCAAGCGCCTTCCGCTTCTTGGCGTCTATATATTTTACCTCGCGAATACTGCACCGCGCAGCCCGTGGCGTCGCAAGACCTTAGGCTTGCTATCTAGCCGTATAAAATTTACGTGGATTTTGATCTTGAGCTCATTTGGCGTCTGCGGATTAAAATTTAAGATTTTTAATTTGAAGTTTGTTTGACTATAGTTCACCGCTCGTTACGCGCCAAATTCCAAATGCTTCTCCTTTTCAGCGCTTATATCTTGTGCGCAAATACCGCGTTACACAGACCTTATGTGAAATTTCGCTTTATCTAGCTCTGCTTTCTTAAAATTTCCACTGCCCGCGTATTGAAATTTAACGCTACGAGCGAGCATCTTGCAAAATTTTAAAGTTGCAAATAAGCCCATTAAATTTCATACCGAGATAAGCAGCCCATTCTTTGCCTTCGCAATTATACGGAGGGGGCGACTCTCTCTGCCCCCTGCCTTGCTCGCCCACGCCGCACTCGTAAAATTTTGTTTAGTAAGGCGGTCGGCAAATTTTAAAATATCAGCTAGATTAAATTTGCCGCGTCAAAGGCGGGGCGCGGCGGGTTTGAAATTTACGCCCGAATAGCACGGCTTGCGAACCGCGGGCTAAATTTAGCGAAAATCGATCGTCGAATTTATCCTTTCAGCGGTTAAAATTTTAGCGCCGTTTCAGCTTGAAATTCTACTTTAAATTTTAAAATTTGTGTCGCGCCAAAGTTAGCTCGTCATGCCGAAAAAAAGAGCCGCATCGAAAGCCAAGTTATGCCACGCCGGACGCACCCGCACACTACGTGCGCCAAAATATGGCACGGAATTTTAATCGCATCAGCTCAAATCGCGCGACGAGCTGCGCTGCACGAAACCTCGTTAATTAAAGTGCCGAGCCGTATTTGCGCGCCGTATAAAGCCGCCAGGCGTAGAATTTTACTCGTTTAAACGCAGCACGTCGCTCTACAAATACAAAGCCACATCATTTAAAGACGACACTTGACGGCGCGGTATATGTGTCGAAAACCAAAAGCGCAAGGCTCGCTTGCTTAAAATTCAAAGACATACTCAATAAAATTTAAAACCGCGCTAGCTCGAAAGGTAAAGCTAAATTTATTTAAGACGTAAAGCCACGCTCAATCAAAATGAAAAATTTCGCTCGCTTAAAGCATGAAGCCGTAAGTACTGAAAACGCGAAGCTGCGTCTACTCAAAATTCTAAGCCCACTCAAAGCTCCAAATCCGCTTAAAATTTTAAAATTTAGCCCGCCTTACTCTCTTGCCAGCCCGTTTTTATCGGATTTGTCGCTGATTAGCTTGCCGCTTTCGTCGTATTTTTTGGCGCGCACGAGCCTACCGCGCTCAAACTCGCCCTCGGCTTCTAGCTTGCCGTCTGCATAGTAGTGCCTCGCCGTGCCCGTCTCCAGGCCATCCTTGAACGTAACTCTAGCCTTGAGCGCGCCGTTTTCGTGGTATGTTTCATAAAGCCCGTGTTTGCGCCCGTCTCTGAACATCACCTTCGCCGCAAGTGCGCCGCTCGCGTAGTATTGCTTACTTGTGCCCG
It contains:
- a CDS encoding ribonuclease HII, which translates into the protein MSGQICGIDEAGRGCLAGPLCVAGCVLQREIAGLTDSKKLSEKRREELYAVITKNSRYKIVEISSAQVDEIGLSACLRSALEQILAYFMGFSGQIIYDGNATFGVRGLQTLVKADAQIAEVSAASILAKVTRDRTMYELAQRYPQYGFAQNKGYGSRTHIAAIERYGLTPFHRASYKIKSLQPSLFD
- the pyrE gene encoding orotate phosphoribosyltransferase — translated: MNIEKIYRDCGAYLRGHFLLSSGNHSEFYLQSAKVLEDPQLAGQLADELAAIIEKAGVEFDSVCSPALGGILAGYELARAAKKRFIFTERVDRVMSLRRGFEVHKGERFIVCEDIVTTGGSALESARLIENLGGEVVGFAALANRGFCKVANLADSSAKAGAKLPADKPFFALGNFEFEIYEPATCPLCTAGSKAIKPGSRGN
- a CDS encoding mechanosensitive ion channel family protein, with the translated sequence MKKSIISFLTISLFSAALAFADLNTTGEGSFVETNSSAPEANLTLENNKTEIKKEVAKILSKSLGAEDGNKTEVINMIAEKVAKTETSQKKAPNGETLISVIKEIKKLNLQRSSLLNGGDANASKNELDAIDRNKAKLFDRLPFAITQQDMDIESIMSYAQNKKNIQTTLKKYAKKQSSPEYVNASADWEKMEMAEIFYTSLMKIEDMFVNGASRSALESELSSTLLNIQTRDFSKLNDLKNNLSSQEQIDALESKINDLKNDKQTYDEVLTYLSRNSDLLASSVVFTSLNFKSVIDYINDKIPFKLSHVNFGKLILITLITLFFYSLRRLLANIIYFVFKFFNKSFSLDSETLKTQVVGIIKRPMGILLIAYSVDICLSIFYYPAPVPIKFANLFSIVYVVLWAWLIIEIIDGYGIVVLGNITKKGVRKDIINLVVKILYVIVIIIAALLVLKRLGFDISALMASLGIGGLAIAFATKDIIANFFSSVMLLFDNSFSQGDWVVLGDIEGNVVETGFRKTTIRTFDNALVFVPNSNIMAQNIKNWSRRKVGRNLKLTVGVEYGASTAQLRKCVNDIKEMLKSHPGIAQSADTALNSKDFRMRYRQNMVSIDDLAGYKSTMFVALDSFGDSSINILVYCFTKTVIWANFIQTKEDVLFKIMEIVEQNGLSFAFPSQSVYIENIPEIASECVKSKVNSNDKGEQNG
- a CDS encoding superoxide dismutase, which translates into the protein MFRSRALPFDPRANKIVSLQSLKFHHGGLCEDYISTLNRDIADTPIQNADLFTIITQSFREAHGEKCEFSQISKLYQICLGFSRIFNNASEIYNHDFYFDCIAQPSEPSGELADALAQTFGEMENFKSEFLKRALGLFGSGWCWLVCDERSANLQIATTQNADTPIARGKIPLLACDLWEHAYYIDYQNARKSYVENFLRFADFGFASDAYFQAKKQGLDSIKLYISELHPAASSRCDCGCCG
- a CDS encoding Bax inhibitor-1/YccA family protein, which encodes MSLYDRRNYADGYELSDAPLEQGRISQTIKQTYALLTASMIAAAAGAFVAMSFGVSLAIHPFLYLVLLMGLIFGMQAAVNRGANTIALVLLFAFTFITGLTLGKLIAIYIAAGAGDVVTHAFVATAITFGALTVYAMNTKTNFDPWGKPLLVSLVAIIVLSLLNYFFFKSTVLDIAISAFSALIFSMYIIYDTKNIINGTYTSPIMAAVDMYLNIYNLFLSLLRIFGASRD
- the secG gene encoding preprotein translocase subunit SecG: MTTLFLVLQVVFAVIITISVLLQKSSSIGLGAYSGSNESLFGAKGPAGFLAKFTAAMGILFVINTLVLAYFYQQDAKSSVVDRVKIEANATKSVPNAVPGVPSIPASGAKPNFAPTSTEANPVNSSEVNSTAPKIEAPAAPATDTTAASAPARSQASSDTNASAASADQNTTK
- a CDS encoding RDD family protein, which gives rise to MAKQKAKISPIFLRVKAFIVDLFIIAMPLFYGVTYLVLGSKEALWRNQTAIALIWLAYGAICAAFYARSAQTPGYKLAGLYLIDVRSGRKVSFFRALVRFGCFVFAGFSVIGLLICFFRKDRLNLHDLLSGATPVVRKDAQ
- the frr gene encoding ribosome recycling factor; translated protein: MLEAIYKEQRANGDRAIEALKKDFTTLRTGKVSVAILDHIFVDYYGSQTPLNQVATVLSTDAVTISITPWEKPMLKAIESAIAAANIGVNPTNDGESVKLFFPPMTVEQRQENAKKAKAMGEKAKIGIRNVRKDANDEIKKLEKDKAISEDDAKKGYDEVQKITDSYSSKIDDAVKAKEAELLKV
- a CDS encoding carbonic anhydrase; the protein is MPSQLINGAIKFMEENFAEHAELFGSLANHQKPHTLFIGCSDSRVVPSLITSTLPGELFVVRNIANVVPPYRISEEFLATTSAIEYALYSLKIKNIIVCGHSNCGGCAALFYDAKKLEKIPNVRRWLNLMQPVKDEVAKLKDISADKREWITERLNIINSMQNLLSFPGIKDAYKNGEIKIYGWHYVIETGELFNYDDEGAHFTLLNKGMDYEKIYNQLFND